The window AGGCAAACGATCACACTGGAACATCGGAGTGCCACATTACTTCAGCAGTTTATCGCAACAGCGTCCAGAAGTCGATTTCCTGGGGTAAGGTTCACATACGAAACATGTTCATGACCAATATGTatcaacattttatttaaatcatcGTCACCAAACATTCGGCTGCAGTCGAATCAAGAATTTACTCATTCCAAGCCTAGAGGTTTGATCAAAATCGTTAATCAGGAGGGCCGAATACTCTTTTTGTCCTGATACAAATTCGGTTCTCATCACATGTCCACAGATACTCGAAGGCCATGAAAACCGTGCGTCCCTGGCCCGGTTCAGGCACGTTCCTACTGGACCAAGGGGAGCTGGCCTTCTCCGACAACTGGAGGTCTGGACTTTGCCCGAGAAAGAAGTCGATCTCGTTGATCGTGCCGCTGCGCGATTGGCAGCCGGATGGATGCGACGGAGTTTCCGGATGCGGCGAAGGATGCGGACGATTTTCCGTATCGCGAAGCCGCGATCGAAGGAATGACGAGCAGGCGCGAATCGACGAGCCTCTTTACGCGGAGGAGCCGCGATGGATCGAAATAGACTACAAGCATCACGAGCTCGAGAGATCCGCCGGCAATGAGGAGCCCTTCTTCGTCGCCAGGGGGAAAAAGGGCGATGATCGCAGGTAGAGTTCCATGGAAAATGTTCCAGTaactttactttactttttagTAAACATAAATTATGACAATGCGTGTCTAACACAGATTCCATGAAAGACACATCTTACGATCTTATGTTCTGGATAACGATCGAACACTTTTATCACTCGAACATATGCGCGTGTCCGCCATGCATCGACTAATTTCAAAGGACCAATCAAACCGCAGCACCGATTGTCTTCTGCGCTTCCTTTTTCAGGGATTCTGACTGCAGGAAGCGACGACAACTTGAGGAAGTCTTTGGCTCGTACGATGACGAGCCATTTTTCGTCGCCAGGGGAAAGAGAGAAGTCgttgaagaggaaaaagatgCGGCGGGACTGCGAGTAAaaccaatttcaaaaatgaccGGGGAGAACAAATTCAACTATCAACTGAACCGGGCCTATGCAAAAAATGGCCCGAGCGCCAGAAAGAGGCCGGGGAACTCTCAGGAAGATGAAAAGAAGGCTGGGAATTTTGGGGGAAAATCACCACCGAAGAACTCCGGGTCGAGAGCGAACGGAAAGCAGAAGGAGGCGGTTTCTTCGGTGCAAAGTGGACTTCTCGACGACCAGGAGGGTATTCATCGACTATCGAAACGTTCTTCCGACCCTAACGAGGCCCCGGTATTCCACGGAGATGACGAAAAATGGCGCAACAACGTCCAGTCTCGTTATTCTCGGCCTCGTGACAAGCACTCCAATTTGCAGAGCATACTCGAGGAGCCGTTCTTCATTTCTAGGGGCAAAAAGGATGGAGGAGATGAATATTTATACGACGCGGGGGAAGAGTTACCGGTTAGAACAACGCCCAGCGCGGAGGAACGAGCAGCGATCGACGccatattgaaaatttatcgcggTCTAAAGACCAGCTCGCTTTTTTATACCGGTGGGGGTTTCGAGCTATCCGGAATGCTTGGCGAACGCGGCTTCGAGCCtgcgaaaacaaaaaaatcggaaCAGGACAAACCGCCGAGAAATCGGAGAGGGATGCTCGATGATCTTCTGAAGAGCGACGATCCCTTTTACGTCACCAGAGGCAAACGGCTCTTCGGAAGACTCGAGCCGTCGGATTTTTCACCGCCGAGACAATCGTTGGAAACTATTCGCAGAGAACCGTATAATAATCGCGAGAATTCTGGAAGttcgggaaaattttcactttttgccaAAACCACACGCACGAAACTGCTCAGTAAATTGTCAGACTTTGCGAGAcccaattttcgaaacttcaCAAGCGTCACACTCAGCGACCGCAATTAATCGGTAATAATATACGAACAGAGTACATATAACTAATGGATTGATaagtaaatttgaacaattgtTAGCAGCGAACAATTagcaaataaaatacatattcGCATCTTCAAAGACCGTGGTTATTTTTCACGGTTGGTTGCCCCGTTAGAATATTGATGATgactttttttctgtattcGATTCCAACAATTGATAAACGGTACATAAACAAATTGTAGCTATTGGCGTACAGGTATAAAATTACCGATACACGTTCTGCttcgtaaaattaaaaattttaattagaCTGCATGTCTATAAGTACGTAAAGATATTATACG is drawn from Neodiprion fabricii isolate iyNeoFabr1 chromosome 3, iyNeoFabr1.1, whole genome shotgun sequence and contains these coding sequences:
- the LOC124178917 gene encoding uncharacterized protein LOC124178917; this translates as MRELLVTITLLFVVSSEEFEIKKRAEIPPEVDPNFWPVRGKRSHWNIGVPHYFSSLSQQRPEVDFLGYSKAMKTVRPWPGSGTFLLDQGELAFSDNWRSGLCPRKKSISLIVPLRDWQPDGCDGVSGCGEGCGRFSVSRSRDRRNDEQARIDEPLYAEEPRWIEIDYKHHELERSAGNEEPFFVARGKKGDDRRDSDCRKRRQLEEVFGSYDDEPFFVARGKREVVEEEKDAAGLRVKPISKMTGENKFNYQLNRAYAKNGPSARKRPGNSQEDEKKAGNFGGKSPPKNSGSRANGKQKEAVSSVQSGLLDDQEGIHRLSKRSSDPNEAPVFHGDDEKWRNNVQSRYSRPRDKHSNLQSILEEPFFISRGKKDGGDEYLYDAGEELPVRTTPSAEERAAIDAILKIYRGLKTSSLFYTGGGFELSGMLGERGFEPAKTKKSEQDKPPRNRRGMLDDLLKSDDPFYVTRGKRLFGRLEPSDFSPPRQSLETIRREPYNNRENSGSSGKFSLFAKTTRTKLLSKLSDFARPNFRNFTSVTLSDRN